The genomic DNA GCTGATAGCACAGGAAGAACAAAGAACGCAGACAATATCGTACTATACCTTCAAAACCCAGTTGACACATTCTTCAAGCTCTGGACCATCTTAGAAGAGTTTAGAGAAAAATCTGGatgtaaattaaatatttctaagACTCAAATATTGTGCAGGAACGATTGAATTCATCAGACAGAAGTACAAACTTAAATGGGATTTGGCAGCCCGTCTAACAAGAGGACTAAACACACTGTATGAGACCAAAGACAGCAGGATTAATGATGCGATGCAAAAGGATTGAACCAAACTGGCACCCTCAGTCTATGCCTGCACTCAATTTGCCAAACGGACAAAATGTACACATATCTGAGGGATCCAAATCCTGTTGTCACGGCAACATTAAAGGTCTGGTGGGATCTGGTAGTCAAACACAAAATCAAGGTAGATTGTAAAATACTGATTTGGTCCTCACATTCTCCAGAACTGGTGGACTGGATAGTACAGAAGGACTGGGGAACCACAGCAGTATGTACATGAACTGTACACTCATGTGTTTAAGTCCTCTGAGAAGCTCAGGCAGGAGTTTGAGCTGGATAGTTCTGACTTACTTAGGATATGTTTTATAACACTGAGATCAGAAGCATCTCCCTCAGGAGGGCAGTGAGTTAATAGAAATGCTCATtgtatataaaacaaaaatgggAATCAGAATGGAAGACTGAACTATCACCGGATGATTGGCATTCCTTCTGCCTGTTCCAACACACCTCCACTTGGACAATGGAGAGAATTTGACTCACAGTTTTTGGAAATGTGAAAAGGTTCAATCTTTCTGGGAAATGTTACAAAATACTCCCAGATTTCTTATCTCCAGAAGTCATTCATGGTGAGGACATTTACCTGTTTAAAGTGATGAAAGTTGTTACACCAAACTGGCTTCAAAGTGATCCTTTGAAACTGGAGCAAAGGCGAGACATGGAGGAAATTCCCACAACAGAAGAAGTGGAATCTTTCTGAGGCTCGCCCAAATGTAGACATTCTTTGTTGTTTACGTAGCACCACACAAGTTGGGTGGGGCTTTGGTTTTGTCATTTGTCCTCCCACATCCCGCTACGTTTTCCTTTATTCCCTCAATTTATTGTAAATGTttgaggaaaatggaaaaaataaagttaaaaacagtGGCTGTATCCCCACACACTCCAGAATTCCCCCTGTTACATCCATCAGCTGCAGTGACCTGATTCCACTGGCTGCTATGTATGCTTACGGCCTCCAGGACTCATGAGCTGTTCTTTTCCTTTCccaagaggtttttttttttcagaatggGAAGACACTTTCAGATCTTTAATTAGATTTCTTCTAGTTTATAATAACTGGAACATGTGCTAACTCTCTTTATTTATACTCATGAAAGTGTTGCTTTCATGAAGAAAGTAAAGTTAAAATGTCAGACCTACCTCCCCAAGAACGGGCAAAGCTAGATGCTGTGAAGggttttgtttggggtttttttaatcgAGGGAAAAATCTGCAGTCATTGACACCAAAATGCTTGGAAGCGGCTGAGCCGGGATGGGGattccttctttttaaaaatattccagaCAGTCTACAGAGCTTGTTGGACTTTAAGTTTTttcaagacatttcacctcataaaaatgaaataaataaataagtaatataCAGTTACACATTTAAGTCACAGTCTCACAGTGTGGGGGCAAAACGCTTGGAAGTGGCTGAGCCAGGACTTGGATCTGTCCTTTTGGGGACAGATCCAAGTCCATCCACCCGATCCCATATTTCTGTAAACGCTGGGAGCTGAGACGAGGTACAGTTGTTACAGGTCACCATTACATTTGAAGTCATTTAAGGAATGTTGGTCATGTTCGTCACGGTTTCTCACCTCTGAGGTCTCTGTTGAAGTCATGCAGCCGGCGCACCTCCAGCTCCAACTTGTTCCTCATAGTTTTCTCCAGGGCCTCCCTCTTGGAGGAAGACTTTGCCAGGTTTTCATAGGCCTCTGAGACCAGCTGGATCTCCATTTCCAGctgttcacagacacagaaagagtGAAACTGATTTTCCATTTCTCCATGTATACCAATTACTGGTCAAAACTGGCCTTAACAACAGCATCACTATTCTGTTGTCTGTTAGCACTTTGAAACACATTTCAACCAAACCGTTCAGGAATGCTTGAAGAAAAACAGAGTGTAACTAaaaacatcttcttcttcttcacacaTTGCTACACTTGTCTTGCTGTTAGGCTGAACGTGTCAGCATCAGGTTTGAAGGAGTACTCTGGTTTcaaacaggtcaaaggtcatgttGAACACTAACATCTGAAACTTAGTGGGCAACACTGTCTGCACATGTGCTTGTGTATCTAACTCACAAACAGATGACTGCTAAACTTCTTACCTTGTGCAATTTAGTGACTTTCTCGCGACAGGACTCCATTTCCTGCCTCAACATCCTGTTTTCGTCTGTCAGCGTATCTACCATCTGCTGGGCACGGGCCATCATTGCAAAGGGCTCCCCCTGCAGGTGAGTGTAGGACTGTGACAGGGGATAAGGTCCAGAATGGACCGACAGCTGCGGTTGGGAAGGTCCTTGGAATggcggctgctgctgctgctgatgctgctgctgctgatgatgaTACAGATGGGGAGGCtgctgctgatgatgatgatgatggtgcaTCCTTGGTGTGGAGCCATAGGGATCTGGACAAAAACCATGACTCCTCTGTGGTGCTGGGTGAAGCGACCCTGAGGTAAAAGACTCTGCTAATTGGAGGGAGCCGGTACTATGTGGACTACGAGGGCTCGCCGTGAGTAAGGGCTCTCCGTGGTTCTGGGGTTGCTGATGAGGGAAGGAAGGATGAGAGGAGTGGGAGGCACTAAGAATGCTGCTAAGGTTTGAGGACTGGGTGCGCGATAAAGAGCCCACTGAGGTGACAGAGGAGGTGGGACTGTGCTGTTGAAGGGGTCGCTGGGTGTGAACTAAGCCTTCCTTACTGGACCTGAAGAAAGCATGGTGACAAATCTGTAAGTCAGTTGTTTTTGCACACTGTTGAACTTTTATTAGCATAGAGTTCGCTGAAATAAACACAGCATGTATCCACAGctattttattgtcattttttattttcatttgagcCCAAATGATTTGCTCCAATCACATTTTAACAGTAAACAGAGCAGCGCCTTTCTAGTCTTGCTGACCACACAAAAGCTCACATTtaacccacacacacagtgggacctgccacacacacacacacagtgggacCTGCTGCCATGTGGgacctgccacacacacacacacacacacacacacacacacacacacacacacacagggaccTGCCATGTTTGCAGAAGTCACACACAGAGGTAGAAACATGTTGCTATTTAAGGGTACAGGACAAATTCACTGCATTGAGATTTCTGGTTGAGACTGTTTCTTCTTTGTAAGTGGGCAAACTTCAAATTTCAGCAGGAGGTCAAATAATGATTTCCCCCAGCATGCACACTACATGTATTTACATACAGACTAAGGCTTTTTACCACATGTCCTCTCTGATTCATTGGTTTGTCTGCTTAGGTGATGTGTGACTTGTTTCTGAGTAACATGGGAACACACCAGCTTCAGCTGAGTTTGTTCAGAAAATATCTTTTGTCTTCAAAAGGAATGGCATCAGACCACAGCAGGTCATGTCGTAGCACGTCCTGCCCTGACAATTAAAGTCTGGTTGTATTCATGACTGTTTAAATCCAGTTTGCTCTGAGGTAAGTGCTAAACAGGCCCAACAGGATCCGTCTTTGCATCCAAGAAATTagggttggtttttgtttttctacctTCTGCTTGGAGAATTTTTACCTTAATGAAAACTAAAATCTTGTTTTTTACCGACGGATAATTGTTTATTTGACTTTAATTTAGCTGTGGAATTGAAAGCACAGCTGCATGGTTAGCACAGGAGTGCTGAATAATCCCAAACTAGAGGTTTCTGATCCATTTAACAGCTGAGTAGAGCCAAGTGTTGTGCTAAagaactgtttgaactattaccgtcaggccgacggtacaggtcacataaaaccaggacaaacagattcagggatagcttctttcccagagctatcaccgtagtaaataagcacaaaaacaattgaacctgcttaACTATACCATATTGTCACTGTCACTATATTATGCTGCTACTCATACTGcaatactgtcattatattaatgctgctatcctgtaaatatcatactTACTTTTGTtgagtacttacgtttgttttattgtaccttttatattttacatttatatttattattgcattttgcaccaagggagtggcactccaatttcgttgtaccctgtacaatgacaataaaggctattctattctattctattctaaaggaAGGAAGGACTCGGATACCTTGAGGTAGAGACCAAGTGTatgaacgcacacacacaaacacacacagctgtacttctaatttatttgttGAACACACTAAGTAATAACTCAGTGTAAGCTGAGAAAAGTAAATCAGTCTCAGCTCATCAATATTTCTGGGACATCTTGATCAACACCtgttcagctcacacacaccgCAGCTCCACGCTTCGAAGCTGCCATTCCCAAACCTAAAACGGATCTTTTTCCAATCATTCTGGTGCTGACTGACATGGGAGTGCTAGGCCACTGTCCTCGTGCACTGCTGCCCTCGCATGCTTCTGTAAAAACTCCCTCCACCATACTACACAGTTGGGTTGTGTAGTATTAGGATATTTTGGtgcacttttatttttcctctaaaaaaaatgtttgccgAAAGGTTAAACTTGTGTTTGAGCTGTAAACAGCACAGAGTCACAGCAGAGCTGGAGAACACCAAGGTTTTTGATGAACAAGGAAAAGACCACTTGTGACTTTTTGAGATCCGGGTATGGCTCAACAACCAGTACTTTAACCAATACTAAACCTTTATTGGAATAGTAACTACTGTAGAAGTCTGTTTTCCAGCCTACTGAACACAAGTGTGCTGAAAGTTTTAGCTCATTCGTATTTTCCTATGAGTGCGTAAGTGCATGCTCCTTACCTGAATGAGCCGTACTCTGGTGGGGGTTGGTATCGGACATGAGGCACTTCCCTGGAGTGTTCCCTTCCTCTTTGCTCCTGGTAAAAATGGCCTCCTGACTCCTGCTGCTTGGTAGGAGAACCCATACCTTTGAACGGGTAGTCAGGAGGTGGGCCACGATGCTGCGTCTTGTATAAGTCACCAGCTGGCCCTGGAGGGGGCAGCTGGGGAGAAAGTGGGGCGCTAGTGACAGGAGCATGAGCTTTCACGCCACTGGTGGCCAATGAGAGCTGCATAAGTCGCTCACTAAGCGACCGAACGTGTCCTTGCTTCAGGTCTTTCAGCCCATCGTCCTGGTGGACCTTCCCCATGCCGCTAACTCGCTGCACCGTGGGGCGCCCCTCAGTACGCACCTTGGCGCTGCTCACCCCTGTGACATAGAAGGCGGCGCCCACAGACGCTTGTAGAGGAGGCTGCTGGGCCTGGTTATTCTGCTGTTGAGGTTGAGGAGGGGGGGCGTGGCCCCGAAAATATTGCGACTGCACTTTGGCCTCTTCATATGTAGGGAGGTCTTCAGAGTTGGGACACTGTCCTTGGCTGCTCCCTCCTCCGCTACTACCTCCTCCCCTCCGCCTCCACTACTCCCACCTCCTCCTCCGGTTCTGGAGGAGCCCAGCTTCTCCAGGCCGCTGTCTGTCTGTAACTCCTGTCCCTGTGGCTCCTGCCGGGCAATGTGGGGGCTCATGGAATGATCATCAGATGGCCCAACCTGTCCCTGCACCGAGtatcctcctccacctccccctCCTGTTCCACCACTTCCTCCTCCACCTTGTTGTTGCTGGAGCACATAATTCCGGTTCATTTGTTCCTGTAAGAGACGCTGCAGGACTGTGCTGCCGCCACCACCTACACTACTGCTGCTGTTGGAGGACTCCTCGGCTGCGGCCCTCATCTCCACCTCGCGCTGGCCACAAACCTCGTGGAAGGATAAGCTTCGCCCACGGTCGATATTCCCTGAGAGGAGAAGGGAAAGTGCCACAGTGAGCACAGACAGGAATGAGTTCAGTGGGTCAAGAGATCGACAgtcaaagaaagagaaagtaaAGTTCATatgagagaaaagaaataacatTCAGGTCAGACAGATGCACAGGAAGCATCCATCACCACCACTGCCCCACGCAAACAACAGAACACAAGTGGAGGAGGAACAATTTCTGAAAAACATTAGAAACCATTCACCCAAGCCAAAGTAAAACGCCAAACCCTCAACCCCCGATCACACGCTCAACTAACTAAGGAGTTAAAACCACAGAAAGAAGACGGCGGTGGCCATCGGGCATTTAATTGTAAACACTGTAAGAGTAACACTGTTACTGTTCACGTGCCCGTCTCACTAAGACACAGAGGTCATTCTCCAATCAACGAGGGCTTTCTGCTCAACCTTATTTGCATTACAATTTCATGGTGCAAACGTTGAACATATACAACGAGGCCTGTGAATGATTTGCTTTCAGATTTCATGCTGGATTGAGCAAATATGACAAAtcttcacacaaaaacaaaagtatcAGTATACAGACCCGTTCAAATACAACACAATTCTAGAAACACTAATTATAACTTGGAAAATAATCATTATGTGgatatttttttatcttttcaaaCCCTGGGTCACATCCAAAGTCTTCAATTTGCCTAAAGGTGATATGATCCAAAGTTTGGACGATTCCTATGAAAATGTAACTTCATACTTCAatacgttttttttttattcatttatttttaagtttaaaatatgccattaaaaatgtaacaattgCAGATATAAAGTGATATAAAAgagtaaaaactgaaaatggcACAGTCGGGTATTTGCTACCTTCCCTTGTCATTGTAAAGATTCTGAAAACAGTTTCTGAGATTGATTTGCAAATCCTGCAGGACATCCACGAAGGATAGCCGTTACCAGAGCAGTCTGTTTCATCTGCAAGTAGTGTCCCAACATGAAAAGATCATTCCTAATGGGAACACTGTTCACTGCATGACTCACAATCATGTGGTCCTGTACAATATGTTACCAAGGCACCTACTCATTTTGATATATTTACTGACTCAACATCTGGAAGCCTGCTATCCATCTCAGGAAAGACACCAGGGGTCTCCTCCTTTCTCTAGAAATTCGTGGATAAAAGAGGTCCAACACACTCAAGATATGCTCTCCACAGGAAAGCATTAATAATCAGTGTAAAGAAGTAAACATGAGCAGAAAAAAACCATGATCCATAGGTACAAAAAGGTAACAGCACTCCATGATTCATGAAAATCACAGAGCAGGGTCAGCAGATGCTTAAATGCACAGTGTGCAACTTTCTCAGAGTCAGTCACTATAGACATGGCTTTCAGATGAGCGCAAGAAAAGTGTGTTAGAGTTAAACAGGACTTGGGCTCAGCCTCTTAGCTGCAGTCAAACTCTTAATACTTCACCATACCGAGAGATTTTGGGCAATTTCACACCCCCAACAAACCTTACTGTTCCAACAGGACTGCACAACAGTGCACAAAGTCTAAAAACACACTGATGTGGAAGAACCTGATTGGCCAggacagagtcctgacctcaacccaacAGAACATGTTTGGGATGAATTCGAGTGGAGAGTGCGAGCCAGACGTTTTCGTCCAACAGGTCAGTGTCAGTGTCTGACCTTTGGGAAGAACAGTCAAAATTCCAATGAACACACTCTCAAACCTTGTGAAATAGGCTTCTAAGActtgaagctgttatagcttCAAGTCATATTAAACACTATGAATTAAGAATGGGACATCACTCAATTTCATGTGTGAGGGCAGACgagcaaatacttttggcaatatagtgtagcAGGATAGGCACAAGTACCTGGGTATCCCACACTCCAGTGATGTCCATGATGATGCATCAAATACCTGAAGAGGCTTAGACCAGCGCTGAGAAGCCAGACACTGTGCTGGTTGGCAAGGAGCAGAAAACTGCTGTGATAGAAGTGGCAATCACAGATAACAACTCCACCAAGGAGCAGCACAAGAGCCTTGAGAAGTACTAGTTGTTGAGAGAACAACTGAAGCAGGTGTGGAAAGTAAAGTCTAGACGAGTGCCGTTACCTCCCACCTGGGAAAAGTGGCTTTTCCTAGTTGGGGGTTTTCTTGTTTGAATACAACAATCTAATCTCAATATTTCTCACAGTATTTATAATTGGTAAAACATGGAAACTGGTAGTGTCTCTTCTACTTTCTTCTTTTAATTTAATGGTGGTTGGCAGGGAGCTTCCTGGTGCACGGTCACCACGTTCAGGCACAAGTTCTACAAAGCACCAATAAACTGAGGGAAAGTATATCAAAGTATTTGCAGCAAAACGTACACAGTTTTTCTGTTGCATTCAATTGAGTATGGTTTCTACTGACAACACTGAATGTGATCCCTTTTCGATAgagtagagaaaaaaaaatcattacatCTAGTGCTTTCTGTTATCCTTCTCATTCTCAAGGAGGAAGATGCTTTTTTCCGAAACATCTGTTGGCAAATAAAATGTGAGACAAAAGGAGAAATGAGTTAGTGTTGGTGAGATGCCTGCACTTCAGCAAAatacatatacaaaaaaacaagagttCAAAGTCAAAGTTAGAAACATTTGTATTAAACTTAGTTCATATTAAAGTTCCCGAGCCTGACAGCCTTCCTAAGCTATAACAGTGGCTCAGTCCAatttaatgttatttatacagcgccaaattacaacaacagttgtctcaaggtgctttatattgtaaggtagaccctacaataatacatacagaggaaaacccaataatcatatgaccccctatgagcaagcactttggcaacagtgggaaggaaaaactcccttttaacaggaagaaacctccggcttCCTCAGACTGTGGTGCTGTCGTTTTGATTCATTTTACAGAGAATTTTTTGggaacaaaactcaaaaagtaCTTCTTATAAAGATGTGTTTTCAGTAGCTACTACAGCTACGTTTTCTATTATTCTAGAATTTAACAGTCAATGTCATTAATGAATATTAAAGCAACACAGAGGCAGCTTTCAATATCACGTACCATCTGGTTGCACTTTGGCATATCTACTTAATATCGAATGGCTGTTTTTTCATGGTTCATTCACACAAGTGTGGATTCTGGCATTTAATTTGAAAGCCTGCTCTTATCAGTGAATTGCTAATGTAACATAAATTAACTTGTAAAAGTCATTTTTCACCCACATGTGACTTTtcacataaacatgtttatactTGAATGAACTAGACTGCATGTTTGTCAGTGTATGTTCTGTCATCCAGGTTATACTAGTTTAAGGAACATGGAAGTGACTGGATTTCTCTCATCCAAGAGGTAGTTCCTCTTGGATGAGAGATGAAATGTTGTCAGGAAACTTAAAGACATCCAGTCACTTTCTTTCAAAGCTCTTTAGACTAGGCTGCGTTTAAACACGACAGAGAATTGCAGCTGTTAGCTGAATAACTTGCTTTGATCAGAGACACAGAAGGGCAATGTCAGCTTTCTATTGGAGGAGAGACTCTAATCTCCCCTCTTCATTAAATCCAAATTGCAGTTGATCATTCGTTTCGTGCCAGATTACACCTTAGTCTAGTGTATTAGTATGAGATCAACTCTCAAAGGTTTCTAGAGCTATCAAAAGTAGAATGGGGAACAGGACGTCTGGTTGCACTGAACTACCGCCTGTCTGTTTTCAAGAAATCTGAAAGCAATAATAATCTAAATCTCAGATTTGGTTAGAGCTGAATCAGGTGACCTTGAATCCTCCTTCAATTATAATGCTATAGGTGGTTGGCAGCTCCTCATAATGGAATGAGTACTCTGAGCTCCACGTAACCGTTTTTCTCTACTTTCTCTTTgccatcctccttttcccctcaCCTCCCACGTGGCCCTGTAGACGGCTGCTTCTCCCAAGCCTGGCTCTGTCAGAGGGCTTTCCTGTTAGAAGGAACATGGTCAAAATGGTGACTTTATGCGGACTCAAAATCAGTGCAGCAGACACCAAAATTCAAGGTAGACTTGTTACAtatgtgtgttatttttgtgattttcatTTCAATGGATTTTCCTGTTGCAATCTGCATTTTAGTTCGTTTGAAACATTTGACAacacaagaagaaaacattGGTGTACGCATACTGAATGACAGCCAAATCTATTTCCTGTTTAAATACACAAAGGATCTGGAAAATGAACAAATATTGGATGACAAATCCACAAACTGCTCATCTCTGGCATTGAAAGCTTTTCAGGTTTTGGGAAAATATGTTTTAGGCACCAGAAATAAGCATGCATAGTAATTTAACTGCTTTTATTCTTACATAAAATATGCGCACCCATACTCCACTGCAGCACAGACATGTATAG from Oreochromis niloticus isolate F11D_XX linkage group LG10, O_niloticus_UMD_NMBU, whole genome shotgun sequence includes the following:
- the amot gene encoding angiomotin; this translates as MEHPAFPCKGKPSDRARLGRSSRLQGHVGGNIDRGRSLSFHEVCGQREVEMRAAAEESSNSSSSVGGGGSTVLQRLLQEQMNRNYVLQQQQGGGGSGGTGGGGGGGYSVQGQVGPSDDHSMSPHIARQEPQGQELQTDSGLEKLGGSSQGQCPNSEDLPTYEEAKVQSQYFRGHAPPPQPQQQNNQAQQPPLQASVGAAFYVTGVSSAKVRTEGRPTVQRVSGMGKVHQDDGLKDLKQGHVRSLSERLMQLSLATSGVKAHAPVTSAPLSPQLPPPGPAGDLYKTQHRGPPPDYPFKGMGSPTKQQESGGHFYQEQRGREHSREVPHVRYQPPPEYGSFRSSKEGLVHTQRPLQQHSPTSSVTSVGSLSRTQSSNLSSILSASHSSHPSFPHQQPQNHGEPLLTASPRSPHSTGSLQLAESFTSGSLHPAPQRSHGFCPDPYGSTPRMHHHHHHQQQPPHLYHHQQQQHQQQQQPPFQGPSQPQLSVHSGPYPLSQSYTHLQGEPFAMMARAQQMVDTLTDENRMLRQEMESCREKVTKLHKLEMEIQLVSEAYENLAKSSSKREALEKTMRNKLELEVRRLHDFNRDLRERMETANKQLAAKECDGSEDNRKTISQLLTQNKETLREKEKLEMELNALRSTTEDQRRHIEIRDQALNNAQAKVVKLEEELKKKQVYVEKVERMQQALAQLQAACEKREQLEHRLRTRLERELESLRMQQRQGGAQTSGVISSEYNTTALMEHLREKEERILALEADMTKWEQKYLEESVMRQFALDAAASVATQRDTSATMISHSPSSSYDTSVEARIQKEEEEILMANRRCLDMESRIKNLHAQIIEKDAMIKVLHQRSRKEPVKSDAPSAMRPSKSLMSISNTGGSGLLSHNLGLSSSPITEERKDTSWKGSLGVLLGPEFRMESLRTESMSSSPSPVFPSTPMTAGHSKTGSRDSYTQTDKGHSQDTSKPSTPALQSMTLPARLSSPSPVYIPDRIADAQAFHTSTLERRLPIQSHPQHQSAPPAQSSQQEADTDMVEILI